The DNA segment ACGCCCCCAGGCAGGCGTGCGACAAGGACTAGCGCTGGTACCATAAATCGATTCACTGTTTTTTTTCATCCATTCTCCCATATTTTTTAAACGCTCAACGCTTGGTTCGGGGATTAAACCTTCGGCTGTTGGTCCTACATTAAGAAGAAAGTTTCCACCTTTACTAGCAATGTCAACAAGATTTTGTATTAATGTTTCTGTAGACTTCCAGTTGTGATCGTAGCTTTTATATCCCCAGGTGTTGTTCATCGTCATGCACGATTCCCAATCGCCAGACAGACCAGTGCCTGGAATAAATTGTTCTGGCGTACTGATATCTCCTTTATAGTCCCCACCCAATCTGTTGTTATGAATGATTCCAGGAGCAAGTTTTAATAGAGGTAAGAATTGTTCCGCGCGCTCTTTATTCATTCCTCGTGGCGTATCCCACCATAATATTGCAGGTTGGTATTGTGTTAAAATTTCTTTTACCTGAGGCACTGCAATATTTTTTATATAATCATCCATATCATGCTCCTGAGCAGGATCCCACTTGCCTTTTTTATCCTTGCCTCTGGCTGAACCACCCTGATTCCAGTCCTGAGCTTGAGAATAATAAAGACCTAACTTAATGCCATGTTTTTTACATGCCTCTGCCAAGGGTGCAATAAGGTCTTTCCCGTAAGGGGAAGCATCTACAATATCCCATTTCGAAACTTTGGAATCGAACAACGCAAAACCATCATGATGTTTCGAAGTAATCACAATATATTTCATACCGGCTTCCTTAGCTAATTTTACCCATGCTTCAGGATCATATTTAATGGGGTTAAATTTCTTAGCAAAGCGTTGATATTCTGCCATGGGAATGCTTCCATCGGACATAATCCATTCGCCATATTTGCCTACCTTTTCACCTTTGTATATTCCTGCAGGAACCGCATAAACGCCCCAGTGTATAAACATCCCAAATTTTGCCGCACGAAACCATTCCATGCGCGTATCACGTTCAGCTTCGGTTTCATTGGCATAAGGATCTAATGAAGAAGCGTCTGTTTGAGCCTGCACAGCACTCATCGTTATTATAAGAAACAGACAATTTAATAGTATTGATTTCATATTGATTATTTTTGTGTACCCCATTTTTTAACTCTGATTTTCCCTTTGTTTTTCCTTAGTAAAGTGAATCGCTTCAGTTTTATTGTTTGATCACCTTATAACTTTGAATAGAACCTTTAGTATCCACAATTCTAATAATATAAATACCTTGATTAATCTTATGCAAATCCAACGTTATTTGGTCATTGGTACTTTTGGTTTGTAGCATTAAAATACCTGTGGAATTATAAATCTCAATTACTGCATCCATACAATGAGTGATAAGCAGTTTGTCTTTGACTGGATTGGGATACAATGAATGCCTACTATTGGCATCTTGTAATTCCGAGGTGTTAGTCGAGATTTTTTCGACAGAAAACTGAAGCCAATTGATATTTCCAACATATTTTTCGGAACTATTAAAGACAAGAAACACATCATAAAAACCAATTGAGTTATTCAATGAGGCTGTCACTGTTTCCCAGCTTTGCCAATTTCCGGTATTAGGCATTTCCATACTTCCTATTAATTCACCAGTTTCGGAATCTAAGCGAACCTCAACAGTTCCGCCTGAATATTCACTTGCCAAACGTGCATTAATACTATGTACCTCACTAAGATTGATATTACTAAACATCAGCCAGTTTCCATCTTTAACAGAACCCACATTTTCTCCACCATCTGTATCGCTACAGTTTTCAGTACTAGTTCCATTTGCTTCATCATAATCCTCGGCTTCTATCCTCGCAAACGGATCTTTTCCTTTCGTGATAATTATTTGAGAGACATCATAATATTGTGAAGAGCTCTCTGAATTAGACTTTATAATAACTTCTAATATTGTGCCCTTTAG comes from the Saccharicrinis fermentans DSM 9555 = JCM 21142 genome and includes:
- a CDS encoding alpha-L-fucosidase, giving the protein MKSILLNCLFLIITMSAVQAQTDASSLDPYANETEAERDTRMEWFRAAKFGMFIHWGVYAVPAGIYKGEKVGKYGEWIMSDGSIPMAEYQRFAKKFNPIKYDPEAWVKLAKEAGMKYIVITSKHHDGFALFDSKVSKWDIVDASPYGKDLIAPLAEACKKHGIKLGLYYSQAQDWNQGGSARGKDKKGKWDPAQEHDMDDYIKNIAVPQVKEILTQYQPAILWWDTPRGMNKERAEQFLPLLKLAPGIIHNNRLGGDYKGDISTPEQFIPGTGLSGDWESCMTMNNTWGYKSYDHNWKSTETLIQNLVDIASKGGNFLLNVGPTAEGLIPEPSVERLKNMGEWMKKNSESIYGTSASPCRTPAWGRITTRTKGENTTLYLNVFDWPKSGNLFLPVTNKVQSCYLLVDKANKLKTKTDEQGTTISLAGEAPDSISSVIVLKLKGKPIVSDADNIKPDDEGNILLPAQKSIINNVIGSHVIYNKETDCIEQWSNEKATVDWDFSVDKAGTYTISMHIASEEESALELMIGDQKIEFKIATTEGFKTFNVGEIELDKTGNYSIHLKPKHKEWKAVMLKGVTISPK